The Vicia villosa cultivar HV-30 ecotype Madison, WI linkage group LG1, Vvil1.0, whole genome shotgun sequence genome includes a region encoding these proteins:
- the LOC131624679 gene encoding pathogenesis-related protein 1-like, with the protein ISLASILLLSLVMVHAAHAQDHITEYVNPHNVARSEVGVPNIVWNENVVAFAQAYANQHKDCQLIHSGGGGLYGENLATSTGGKFNGTRAVNLWVKEKPYYDYNSNSCVGGRCGHYTQVIWRNSTNLGCAKVRCENGGTFVTCNYYPPGNYGSQRPY; encoded by the exons atttcgttagcttcgattcttc TCTTGTCCCTTGTTATGGTTCATGCTGCACATGCACAAGACCATATAACCGAATATGTGAACCCTCATAACGTAGCAAGATCTGAGGTAGGTGTTCCAAATATTGTTTGGAACGAGAATGTCGTTGCTTTTGCCCAAGCTTATGCTAATCAACACAAAGATTGTCAACTGATCCACTCCGGCGGTGGTGGCCTTTACGGAGAGAATCTCGCGACTAGCACCGGTGGCAAATTCAATGGCACACGTGCAGTGAATTTGTGGGTGAAAGAGAAACCCTACTATGATTATAATAGTAACTCTTGTGTTGGTGGTAGGTGTGGCCATTATACTCAGGTTATTTGGAGAAACTCAACAAATCTTGGATGTGCCAAAGTTAGATGTGAGAATGGAGGAACATTCGTTACTTGCAACTACTATCCACCTGGAAACTATGGTAGCCAGAGACCATACTGA